A genomic region of Caenorhabditis elegans chromosome V contains the following coding sequences:
- the srh-166 gene encoding Serpentine Receptor, class H (Partially confirmed by transcript evidence), giving the protein MCSKTPILSDKDTYHANALHILTSFEVPIHIFGAYIIIAKTPNNMKNVRTNMLVLHLAGALLDIYMSCLEIPVFLLPACAVYPLGVLTMLGVSTVFQAYVGVSLIGVIGMAILMFFEERYHKLIRNPGVDRKRGWKYVVYIAIHYIISITFILPCFLNIPDQNLGKLMIMETNPCIPEEKINHPDFFLLITESGPLYLSLGIAALVILPQGAFFILSIFWYLFTLKSKSRATTRLQKQLFFAMCLQVAIPISAICIPAGYCVVVVVVGYYNQEANNLAVFTMALHGGLSTFVMLTVHAPYRNATLEVFGISFKRVVQKPNQVWNKSVNETGVVP; this is encoded by the exons ATGTGTAGCAAAACTCCAATATTATCTGATAAAGACACATATCATGCAAATGCTCTTCACATCCTTACCTCGTTCGAGGTTCCTATTCATATCTTCGGTGCTTATATTATCATAGCAAAGACTCCaaacaatatgaaaaatgtaagAACGAATATGCTGGTTCTTCACTTGGCGGGTGCCTTATTAGACATTTATATGAGTTGCCTAGAAATTCCAGTATTCCTTTTACCTGCCTGCGCCGTATATCCACTTGGAGTACTAACGATGCTTGGGGTTTCAACTGTTTTTCAAGCCTACGTAGGGGTTTCCCTTATTGGAG tgATTGGAATGGCGATTCTTATGTTCTTCGAGGAGCGATATCACAAGTTAATCAGAAATCCAGGTGTAGATAGAAAACGTGGCTGGAAGTACGTTGTATACATTGCTATTCACTATATTATTTCAATAACGTTCATTCTACCTTGCTTTTTAAATATTCCCGATCAAAATCTTGGAAAACTAATGATTATGGAG ACAAATCCCTGCATtccagaagaaaaaataaatcatcccgatttttttctattaatcaCTGAATCTGGTCCGCTCTACTTGAGCCTCGGAATCGCGGCTCTTGTTATTCTCCCACAGGGCGCATTTTTCATCTTAAGTATATTTTGGTATCTTTTCACGCTGAAATCAAAATCGCGAGCCACAACTCGTCTGCAAAAACAGTTGTTCTTCGCAATGTGCTTACAAGTAGCCATTCCAATTTCCGCTATTTGTATTCCAGCCGGTTATTGCGTTGTAGTTGTTGTCGTCGGTTATTACAATCAAG AAGCCAATAATCTTGCTGTATTTACAATGGCACTTCATGGAGGTCTATCAACGTTTGTTATGCTGACCGTGCACGCACCTTATCGAAATGCGACTTTGGAAGTATTTGGAATTAGTTTCAAACGAGTCGTACAGAAACCTAATCAAGTTTGGAACAAATCAGTCAATGAAACAGGAGTAGTACCGTAG
- the Y38H6C.24 gene encoding Transposase (Confirmed by transcript evidence): MSVNIGAVLMIFVYAINFYLLFQGFDFKSSFRSEETLIDSYNGSIQENGKRIMFQGLSLRS, encoded by the exons ATGTCAGTTAACATCGGTGCAGTTTTGATGATTTTCGTGTATgctatcaatttttatctgtTATTTCAaggttttgattttaaaagcaGTTTTAGGAGTGAAG aAACTCTAATTGATTCGTATAATGGTAGTATtcaagaaaatggaaaacgcATTATGTTCCAAGGCTTATCACTTCGATCttga
- the Y38H6C.13 gene encoding F-box domain-containing protein (Confirmed by transcript evidence) has translation MESFEYWPRLPEELKREVIKNMGFADRYNTRLCASQEMRLVDKLPTHLDNLEFVNLMKHSDNTTSAWRWIKFHSKTLST, from the exons ATGGAATCCTTCGAATACTGGCCAAGATTGCCTGAAGAACTCAAAAGAGAAGTTATAAAAAACATGGGATTTGCTGACAG atatAACACTCGTCTGTGTGCATCTCAAGAAATGAGGCTCGTCGATAAACTGCCAACTCACCTCGATAACCTGGAATTTGTT AATCTGATGAAGCATTCAGACAACACTACATCAGCTTGGCGGTGGATAAAATTCCATTCAAAAACATTGTCGACCTAA
- the famh-161 gene encoding Protein fam-161 (Confirmed by transcript evidence), whose translation MAPPKDPPVLRNLQATADLLDALQNDPSLLNDEEFIKRLSILRQKHEETTNFLAKKLGAPPLPTMMTSSEITQHRSSYKVTKSSSCHFQDEASPSDYQMPRHLDLKPRSSEVRVPVRAAPEPPREQSWSQTEYATLAHNQSHEALYEDPRHQVHATSSHQNPRHQSSRHHNIESTAPSQVSVTSSVQSVAALSGQNPRQQVHATPSHQIPRHQSSRTHQNSRQQVPSATSSTLQNPRHRTSSASRHHSTRNATSATVRQILANASTRHLSSAPHIATSVAMPSGLLLSSSNTKHVASSKSENPQFATSSHVVEESFLEDGMSTTREVPTIRDEVVAGDLKLSKNRSKSMHQLSKYTPQVTVPKPFQLSLRKSTGNTYAKKFMSGLITEKQKLEEDAKKALENTKFRAKPVPKSTYQPTNTFATEQKYVEAMRKKVAAKARRKFEVQNEMVRSKSEGNLASIKPLGYVPPSTYISPIPVKPNARSRSATMRATILIQEATTPKGIKSHRAQSNLTHHLRHGRCTMDASAVSLHRRTSPPDFEKIHAKITDNFRNTNSKPSTVPIPFKFASRSKSATSRHGNCQEQAPKPFKKSTENLPKTSKNRVPSTHATQLREELNRAKIELKKSEKSGKNGNFWAEDNKQRISSFLGARSKTEEDIAMRTKQKLQQQQETTQEYMRQLAEMKQRVLNGPLIMEKQTALAQEHRLKRKFEERMKSAKGRGIERVQSQEKQQSIGRRSSEVSGSGTFVVDKGYEESFESEDKSEKSGSSTPSESGSGSESENESRSSRSSKPKSSKSTSSKSSSSRSTSSSSEA comes from the exons ATGGCTCCACCGAAAGATCCACCAGTGCTGAGGAATCTACAAGCCACAGCGGACTTGCTAGACGCTCTTCAAAAT GACCCATCATTACTCAACGATGAGGAGTTCATCAAGCGTCTCTCAATTTTGCGTCAAAAACACGAGGAGACCACCAACTTCCTTGCCAAGAAGCTCGGCGCCCCACCGTTGCCAActatgatgacgtcatcagaaATTACACAGCATAGGTCGAGCTATAAGGTGACAAAATCTTCGAGTTGTCATTTTCAAGATGAAGCTTCTCCTTCTGACTATCAAATGCCACGTCATCTAGATCTGAAACCGAGATCTTCAGAAGTGAGAGTCCCTGTTCGGGCCGCACCGGAGCCTCCGAGGGAGCAGTCTTGGAGTCAAACTGAGTATGCCACGTTGGCTCACAATCAAAGCCACGAGGCACTTTATGAGGATCCACGTCATCAGGTTCATGCTACATCATCCCATCAGAATCCACGTCATCAAAGCTCTCGGCACCACAATATCGAATCTACAGCACCATCACAGGTCTCTGTTACGTCATCAGTCCAAAGTGTAGCGGCTTTATCTGGCCAAAATCCTCGTCAGCAGGTTCATGCTACGCCATCCCATCAAATTCCACGTCATCAAAGCTCTAGAACCCACCAAAATTCACGTCAACAGGTTCCGAGTGCTACATCATCAACTCTCCAAAATCCACGTCATCGAACATCCAGCGCGTCACGTCATCATTCGACAAGAAATGCCACGTCAGCAACAGTCCggcaaattttggcaaacGCATCGACCCGGCACCTCAGCTCCGCACCACACATCGCCACTTCCGTCGCCATGCCATCAGGGTTACTGTTATCTTCTAGTAATACGAAACACGTGGCATCTTCTAAGTCAGAAAATCCACaatttgccacgtcatcacaCGTTGTTGAGGAGAGTTTTTTAGAGGACGGAATGTCAACGACACGGGAAGTTCCAACAATTCGGGATGAAGTTGTAGCGGGCGACTTAAAGCTTTCTAAGAATCGATCCAAGTCTATGCATCAGCTATCAAAGTATACACCACAGGTTACCGTACCGAAGCCGTTTCAGTTGAGCTTGAG aaaatccacTGGAAATACTTACGCAAAAAAGTTCATGAGCGGCCTAATTACGGAAAAGCAAAAACTTGAGGAGGACGCCAAGAAAGCATtggaaaacacaaaatttcgggcaaaacCTGTCCCCAAATCAACATATCAGCCTACAAATACATTTGCGACGGAGCAAAAATACGTAGAAGCCATGAGGAAAAAGGTGGCGGCGAAGGCTCGGAGGAAGTTTGAAGTTCAGAATGAAATGGTCCGATCGAAGAGTGAAGGAAATTTGG cttCAATAAAACCTCTCGGGTACGTACCTCCATCAACATATATCTCACCAATTCCAGTGAAACCAAATGCCAGAAGCCGCAGTGCAACTATGAGAGCGACTATTCTTATTCAAGAAGCTACTACTCCAAAGGGAATTAAG AGCCACCGAGCCCAGTCAAACCTAACCCATCACCTACGTCACGGGCGGTGCACTATGGACGCCTCCGCCGTCTCACTACACCGGCGGACTTCGCCACcggattttgagaaaatccatGCAAAA atcacCGATAACTTTCGTAACACAAATTCAAAACCCTCCACTGTGCCGATACCTTTCAAATTCGCATCCAGAAGTAAATCAGCAACTTCGAGACACGGAAATTGTCAAGAACAGGCTCCAAaaccattcaaaaaatcgactgAAAACTTGCCGAAAACCTCGAAAAATCGAGTGCCCAGCACTCACGCAACACAACTTCGCGAGGAGCTCAACCGAGCAaaaattgagctgaaaaagtctgaaaaatcgggaaaaaacgggaatttcTGGGCTGAAGATAATAAGCAGAGGATTTCCTCGTTTTTGGGAGCACGGAGCAAAACTGAGGAGGATATTGCGATGAGGACAAAGCAGAAACT GCAACAACAGCAGGAAACAACTCAAGAATACATGAGGCAGCTGGCCGAGATGAAGCAGAG agtgcTCAACGGCCCGCTAATCATGGAAAAACAGACGGCCCTGGCGCAGGAGCACCGtctaaaacgaaaatttgaggAACGCATGAAAAGCGCCAAGGGGCGAGGTATAGAAAGGGTCCAAAGCCAGGAAAAGCAGCAATCAATCGGGAGAAGAAGCTCAGAAGTTAGTGGAAGTGGAACTTTTGTGGTTGACAAGGGTTATGAAGAGAGTTTTGAGTCGGAAGACAAGTCTGAAAAGTCTGGAAGTTCCACGCCATCTGAGTCTGGAAGTGGTTCTGAATCCGAGAATGAATCCAGGTCATCAAGAAGCTCAAAgccaaaaagttcaaaatcaaCGTCTTCAAAATCTTCAAGCTCACGATCCACTTCATCTTCCTCGGAAGCTTAA
- the Y38H6C.15 gene encoding uncharacterized protein (Confirmed by transcript evidence), translating into MDYIQLMFISITFSIGFLIMICAGKKKQKSTKPVVESTSASSSVKNGANAAPDCPVPPPGLRSVGKDTQDPNMPPNKEDKKPESKKSAEKLSKKSDKTKKKTTVSSEDKPEKPEKLTEEEKPKEKEKAKEKTVPVQSKLREGDKNAVVTDPIVTPETDEYPTLEEDGDKKTEKKTFKKDKTDKKK; encoded by the exons atggatTATATTCAATTGATGTTCATCTCGATCACTTTTTCAATTGGATTTCTTATTATG ATTTGTGCCGGcaaaaagaagcaaaagtCAACAAAGCCTGTGGTTGAATCAACCTCGGCTTCAAGTTCTGTCAAAAATGGTGCCAATGCTGCTCCAGACTGCCCAGTTCCACCACCGGGGCTTAGATCAGTCGGCAAGGACACTCAGGACCCGAATATGCCGCCAAACAAGGAAGACAAG aaaccagaGTCCAAAAAGTCAGCGGAAaagctttcgaaaaaatcggacAAAACCAAGAAAAAGACGACAGTATCGAGTGAGGATAAGCctgaaaaaccggaaaaattgaCCGAAGAGGAGAAGCcgaaggaaaaggaaaaagcgAAGGAGAAGACTGTTCCAGTTCAATCGAAGCTTCGCGAGGGCGACAAG aacgcGGTTGTCACAGATCCTATTGTCACACCTGAAACGGACGAGTACCCCACACTTGAAGAGGATGGCGATAAGAAGACGGAGAAAAAGACTTTCAAGAAGGATAAGACTGATAAAAAGAAGTAG
- the Y38H6C.16 gene encoding EXPERA domain-containing protein (Confirmed by transcript evidence), with translation MPRPPVLPPWVATWLLVSGVICLVDVIYTMFRPYTNAPDGFVSNTLFYGWKLYSSVDIRYADTKDVVTCSTGRVMLIEITLNFLAVYLALKRSRHALLLAFTTSAFVFWKTFWYLVMYINPPPGTPSFFTDNYGYLGITLIFWIPNGVWVVMPFLAMCSLWNKLALPVEYQEQENNNYEKPPGLSTLSSP, from the exons ATG CCCCGACCACCAGTTTTGCCGCCATGGGTTGCCACGTGGCTATTGGTATCCGGAGTCATCTGCCTAGTTGACGTCATCTACACAATGTTCCGCCCGTACACAAATGCTCCGGATGGTTTTGTGTCAAATACCTTGTTCTATGGAT gGAAGCTCTACTCATCTGTGGATATTCGATATGCTGATACCAAGGATGTGGTCACTTGCTCCACGGGAAGAGTTATGCTCATTGAAATTACTCTGAACTTTTTAGCTGTATATTtg GCTCTGAAACGTTCCCGTCACGCCTTGCTCCTGGCTTTCACAACAAGTGCATTCGTATTCTGGAAGACATTCTGGTACCTTGTAATGTACATAAACCCACCACCAGGAACCCCATCATTCTTCACTGATAACTACGGATATTTGGGTATTACACTGATTTTCTGGATTCCAAACGGCGTTTGGGTTGTCATGCCATTTTTGGCAATGTGCTCACTGTGGAATAAACTCGCGTTGCCCGTCGAGTATCAAGagca agaaaacaaCAATTACGAGAAGCCGCCCGGATTATCTACACTCTCCTCGCCATAA
- the slc-36.3 gene encoding Amino acid transporter transmembrane domain-containing protein (Confirmed by transcript evidence), translating to MTLKKAPLDTEIQNYDSIEFRKNAGGSIVVRKTGISATSGLINFVCGMMGPGCFSLAVSFKQAGLWGGFASVFIIGGLSLYSMHKIVNCSQFLSEKKGDQKLDYGEMAKSAMENSYGWAKKYGKIAKVVVNTCLLAFQLGVITVSMIFAVEHIIEIWQFIAGSPPPFSKIVLILMYFVPQMLFNLIGHIRIITFLSLCGNVIIFAAIALITQELLSHTWYPTWELPSITGVEGVSLAAGSLIYSFEGQAMVLPLENSLKHPQDMRGLTGVLSTAMNVVIVFYAFLGFFGYIAFGPDVRGSLTLNLPNSVLSVTVKGLLVLKVLLGNALQLFIIVQMLLPSLQAKVSENRKLIHKILPYALRLSLMLVSLSLALAVPNLTEIIPFVGITSGLLISLIIPSFLDCIVFLPVLKERGEKKNYYQKMITNIVIFVLGWLLLGSGLYSSIDDVINNNDS from the exons ATGACACTCAAAAAAGCACCGTTAGACACAGAgattcaaaattatgattcaATAGAATTTCGTAAAAATGCAGGTGGCTCGATTGTTGTAAGGAAAACTGGAATTTC GGCGACATCAGgattaataaattttgtgtGCGGAATGATGGGTCCGGGGTGCTTTTCGTTAGCTGTTAGCTTTAAACAAGCCGGTTTATGG GGCGGTTTCGCGTCGGTATTCATAATCGGTGGCCTGAGCCTCTACAGTATGCACAAAATAGTCAATTGTTCGCAATTTCTATCGGAAAA GAAAGGAGATCAAAAATTGGACTATGGTGAAATGGCAAAATCGGCGATGGAGAATAGTTATGGCTGGGCGAAAAAATACGGGAAAATTGCAAA agTCGTAGTTAACACTTGTCTACTAGCTTTTCAACTCGGAGTCATCACTGTTTCCATGATTTTTGCAGTGGAGCATATTATAGAA ATTTGGCAATTCATCGCTGGCTCACCACCACCCTTCTCCAAGATAGTGCTCATTTTGATGTACTTTGTTCCTCAAATGCTATTCAATTTGATTGGGCATATTAGgataattacatttttgagtttatgCGGAAATGTTATCATTTTTGCGGCAATTGCTCTTATCACTCAG gagCTTCTTTCCCACACGTGGTACCCAACATGGGAGCTCCCAAGCATCACTGGTGTCGAAGGAGTCTCCCTAGCTGCTGGCTCACTTATCTACTCATTCGAAGGTCAAGCTATGGTACTTCCACTAGAAAACTCTCTGAAACACCCACAAGATATGAGAGGTCTCACCGGGGTTCTGTCAACTGCCATGAACGTGGTCATAGTTTTTTATGCATTTCTAGGATTCTTTGGGTATATTGCGTTTGGCCCCGATGTGAGAGGAAGCTTAACACTGAATTTACCAAATTCAGT CCTATCAGTAACTGTCAAAGGCCTTCTGGTGCTAAAAGTTTTACTGGGCAATGCTCTCCAACTATTCATAATTGTTCAAATGCTCCTGCCCAGCCTTCAAGCAAAAGTCTCAGAAAACCGAAAGTTGATCCACAAGATTCTGCCATATGCTCTTCGACTCAGTCTTATGCTTGTTTCAT tAAGCCTTGCTCTCGCTGTGCCAAACTTGACAGAAATCATTCCATTTGTTGGGATCACCTCAGGACTGTTAATTTCTTTAATAATACCGTCATTTTTGGATTGTATAGTGTTCTTGCCGGTGCTGAAGGAGCGGGGTGAAAA aaaaaactacTACCAAAAAATGATCACGAACATTGTCATTTTTGTGCTCGGTTGGCTACTACTTGGCTCAGGATTATATTCCAGTATTGATGACGTCATAAATAATAATGATTCTtag